Genomic DNA from Hyalangium minutum:
AGCTTTCTGGCATTGGCCGGGGTCTCATAGGACACGTAAACGTGATCGCCGTGCAACGTCTGCCCCGCGGAATCGGGCCCCGCAGGGTTGTAACTGCCCTGTTTGATGGGGTCGAACGTTCCGGGCGCGGTGATGACCGTTCCGCCGACTGCAAAGCTGCCTTGCTCCTGAATGAGCAGCGGCCCGGGTTCATTGTTTCCAGCCGTGGTTGCACACGCGGCGGCGCTGAGCGCGACGGTGATCAGAGCAAAGGCAGTCAGGTGTTTCATCCGTCCAATCCCTTCTTTGCTAGAGAATCTGACAGCAGGTCTCCAGTTGCGGATCGGGGGCGTTCCGTCATGTCTCTTCGTCCTCGTGACCTTCAACGCCGCGTAGCGAGCCACTTCACGATGGCCGGATCTCGGTGATCGAAGAAGCTGCTGGTCTTGGTGTCGAGCGCGACGATCGACTCCATCTCGGCGTCGTCGAGCTCGAAGTCGAACACCGCGAGGTTCTCCACCATGCGCTCCTTGCGAACAGACTTCGGAATCACGACGACGCCCCGCTGAACGAGCCACCGCAAGATCACCTGCGCGATGCTCTTGCCGTGCTTCGCGCCGATGGAGCGGAGTAGCTCGTTCTTGAAGATGTCGTGCTTCCCTTCAGCGAAGGGCGCCCACGCCTCGGTCTGCACGCCGTTCTCCTTGAGAAACGCCTGCGTCGCGATCTGCTGGTTGAACGGGTGCGTCTCGATCTGGTTCACCGCGGGCGGGACCTCGTTGTAGACGATCAGGTCCATCACGCGGTCGGGGTGGAAGTTGCTGACGCCGATGGCGCGGATGCGGCCTTCACGGTGAAGCTCCTGCATCGCGCGCCAGGAGCCGTGCACATCACCGTAGGGCTGGTGGATCAAGTAAAGGTCGAGGACGTCGAGGCCGAGCAGCTTCATCGAGCGGTCGAAGGCCTGCTTCGTCTTCTCGTAGCCGGTATCCGAGACCCACAGCTTCGTCGTGATGAAGAGCTCATCGCGCGCGAGCCCGCTGTTGCGGAGCGCGTCTCCGACGGCTTGCTCGTTCTGATACGAGGCTGCTGTGTCGATGAGCCGGTAGCCGACGCCGAGCGCGTCCTCGACGGCGCGCTGGCACTCCGCGAGATCGGTCACTTGGAACACGCCGAAACCGAGGAGGGGCATTTTTACCCCGTTGTTCAGAATCACATGGTTCACGGTCGTTTTTCCTTTCTCATGGGCAATGAACTACACGCGCGGTCATGGCCTACTTGCCCACGCGCGCCGCAAGGCGGTGCCGCACCCATGGTTGAGTCCCATGAAGCCGAAGCCGAGGGCCGAGACCTCGAGTTCACTGTTGCCGAGCTGCCGCTTCGTCATCTCGCTCATGCCAGCAAGATACGTCCGGCCCTCTGACCACGAAACCAGCATGAACTGCATGCGGGGTTTAGAAAAACTTCACGTTGCTCCGCCCGCCCGGTCAGCCTTCACCTGCTCGCGGGCGACCTCGA
This window encodes:
- a CDS encoding aldo/keto reductase, translated to MPLLGFGVFQVTDLAECQRAVEDALGVGYRLIDTAASYQNEQAVGDALRNSGLARDELFITTKLWVSDTGYEKTKQAFDRSMKLLGLDVLDLYLIHQPYGDVHGSWRAMQELHREGRIRAIGVSNFHPDRVMDLIVYNEVPPAVNQIETHPFNQQIATQAFLKENGVQTEAWAPFAEGKHDIFKNELLRSIGAKHGKSIAQVILRWLVQRGVVVIPKSVRKERMVENLAVFDFELDDAEMESIVALDTKTSSFFDHRDPAIVKWLATRR